A window of the Dyadobacter pollutisoli genome harbors these coding sequences:
- a CDS encoding co-chaperone GroES, with protein MYEVTSDNRLKSLIVVGDRVLIRPKSPSDRTNSGLYLPPTVTEREQVQSGYVIKVGPGYPIPVAAEDEPWKETEEKVKYMPLQSKEGDLAIYLQRNAIDLEYDGQKYVIVPQSSILMLERSEDLFD; from the coding sequence ATGTACGAAGTAACGTCTGACAACCGGTTAAAAAGTTTGATAGTGGTAGGTGACCGGGTATTGATCCGCCCCAAAAGTCCGAGCGACAGAACCAATAGCGGTTTATACCTTCCTCCCACCGTTACCGAGAGGGAACAAGTGCAAAGCGGCTATGTGATCAAGGTGGGGCCGGGCTATCCCATTCCCGTTGCGGCGGAAGATGAGCCTTGGAAAGAGACCGAAGAAAAAGTGAAATATATGCCTTTGCAGTCCAAGGAAGGTGATCTTGCGATTTATCTGCAACGCAACGCCATCGATCTGGAATATGACGGGCAGAAGTATGTGATCGTTCCGCAATCCTCGATTCTCATGCTGGAACGCTCAGAGGATTTGTTCGACTGA
- a CDS encoding cold-shock protein encodes MAEGTVKFFNDSKGFGFIQPSTGEKDIFVHVSGLQDDIRENDKVSYDVENGKKGLNAVNVRVI; translated from the coding sequence ATGGCAGAAGGTACAGTAAAGTTTTTCAATGATTCCAAAGGATTTGGATTCATCCAACCATCAACTGGTGAGAAGGACATTTTCGTTCACGTTTCAGGTCTTCAAGACGATATCCGTGAAAATGACAAAGTGTCTTACGACGTAGAAAATGGAAAAAAAGGTCTGAACGCAGTTAACGTTCGCGTTATCTAA
- a CDS encoding YheT family hydrolase, producing MPLIETASTISPYWLPNGHFQSIYPALFRKVNGVKYNRERIVTPDEDFLDLDWSYGNDAGSGRLVILSHGLEGNSTRQYMLGMVKVLNQHGFDCLAWNFRGCGGEMNKTARFYHSGATEDLDLVVKHAFEKNKYSSIHLLGFSLGGNLTLKYLGESGARINACIKSALVFSVPMDLKACSLAIIQPENRVYMHRFLRSLRPKVNEKAVHFPERINIADQKHVRTLYDFDHIFTAPLHGFNSADHYYEQCSSQFFIKDIAIPTMVINAKNDPIVPYQSLPLTELKAHSNVHLLATNDGGHCGFRPAEVADGCYWSEKRAVEFLVRET from the coding sequence ATGCCCTTGATTGAAACCGCATCGACTATTTCCCCTTACTGGCTCCCAAACGGGCATTTTCAGAGTATTTACCCGGCACTTTTCCGAAAAGTAAATGGGGTAAAATATAATAGAGAAAGAATTGTAACTCCTGATGAAGATTTCCTGGACCTGGACTGGTCTTACGGAAATGACGCGGGATCAGGACGTTTGGTTATTCTTTCTCACGGTCTGGAAGGTAACAGTACGCGGCAGTATATGCTAGGAATGGTGAAGGTTTTGAACCAGCACGGATTTGATTGTCTTGCCTGGAACTTCCGTGGCTGCGGCGGCGAAATGAACAAGACTGCCCGTTTTTATCATAGCGGAGCGACCGAAGATCTTGATCTGGTCGTGAAGCATGCTTTTGAAAAGAATAAATACAGCAGTATTCATCTGCTTGGTTTTAGTTTGGGAGGTAACCTCACACTTAAATATTTGGGCGAGTCGGGTGCTCGCATTAATGCGTGCATCAAGAGTGCGCTGGTGTTCAGCGTCCCGATGGACCTCAAAGCTTGCAGCCTGGCTATCATTCAACCTGAAAATCGGGTTTATATGCATCGGTTTTTAAGATCTCTGAGACCGAAAGTGAATGAGAAAGCAGTACATTTTCCTGAGCGTATCAATATAGCAGACCAAAAGCATGTGCGTACGCTCTACGACTTTGACCACATTTTTACGGCTCCGCTGCATGGGTTCAACAGTGCGGACCACTACTACGAGCAATGCAGCTCCCAATTCTTCATCAAGGACATTGCAATTCCAACAATGGTCATTAATGCTAAAAATGATCCGATCGTACCTTACCAAAGTTTGCCATTAACGGAATTGAAGGCCCATTCGAATGTTCATCTGCTTGCTACCAATGACGGTGGACATTGTGGTTTCAGGCCGGCTGAGGTCGCCGATGGCTGTTATTGGTCGGAAAAACGGGCTGTGGAGTTTTTAGTCAGGGAAACTTAA
- a CDS encoding polysaccharide deacetylase family protein yields the protein MKKAILQLALLLINTTAFAQQRSVSITIDDVPNVQLFEANGYSSILLKRLDSLALPVAIFINEGNLKQTKSFDKNKELLKSWVLNDHITVGNHSYSHPNYGDIGFDAFKENVVKGETLTREILKGSGKRLEYFRFPFNGMGKDSAAQASMKQFLNSKNYIVTPFTVESEDWLYTQLYEKALREKDYKSAKTIGEKYVQFSLALFDHFDNLSVALYGKPVKQIYLCHDNRLNADYLPVLISQLQKKGYKMISLKEAMLDPVYQSKDYYYGNGGFSWIYRWMKDVDKRRAAMRAEPTNADIQKAYEEMSKAK from the coding sequence ATGAAAAAGGCGATCCTCCAACTCGCATTACTCTTAATCAATACGACGGCATTCGCCCAGCAGCGAAGCGTTTCCATTACCATCGACGATGTGCCGAATGTGCAGTTGTTTGAGGCAAATGGTTACTCTTCTATTTTGCTGAAAAGGCTTGATTCGCTTGCATTGCCTGTTGCAATATTCATTAATGAAGGCAATCTCAAACAGACCAAATCTTTCGATAAGAACAAGGAGCTGCTAAAAAGCTGGGTTTTGAATGATCATATCACGGTGGGCAATCACAGTTACTCACATCCCAATTATGGTGATATCGGTTTTGATGCATTCAAAGAAAATGTTGTGAAAGGAGAGACGCTGACTCGTGAAATTCTCAAAGGATCGGGTAAAAGGCTCGAATATTTCAGATTTCCGTTCAATGGAATGGGGAAGGATAGTGCGGCGCAAGCCAGTATGAAGCAATTTTTGAACAGCAAAAATTACATTGTTACGCCATTCACAGTCGAGAGTGAGGATTGGCTATACACTCAACTGTACGAGAAAGCTCTCAGGGAAAAGGATTATAAATCTGCCAAAACCATTGGCGAAAAGTACGTACAGTTTTCACTGGCGCTTTTTGACCATTTTGACAATCTTTCAGTCGCGCTCTACGGGAAGCCGGTGAAACAAATTTATTTGTGCCACGATAACCGCTTGAATGCCGACTACTTGCCTGTGTTGATCAGCCAGTTGCAGAAAAAGGGTTACAAAATGATCAGTTTAAAAGAAGCAATGCTTGATCCGGTTTATCAATCGAAAGATTACTATTACGGCAATGGTGGGTTTTCGTGGATTTACCGCTGGATGAAAGATGTAGACAAACGCCGGGCTGCGATGCGCGCCGAGCCTACGAATGCAGACATTCAGAAAGCTTACGAAGAAATGAGCAAGGCAAAATAA
- a CDS encoding DEAD/DEAH box helicase, producing the protein MINPENRSVNLDGLGVAELNAMQNEANDAILQNNEVVLLSPTGSGKTLAFLLPIAGILKPDVQQVQCLIVVPTRELALQIEQVWRKMSTGLKVTCCYGGHDMPTEIRSMVEPPALIIGTPGRILDHIQRKSFTGKEISTLILDEFDKSLEMGFQEEMTDIIRNLRGLKKRILVSATNAKIPSFAGLKAPVVIDYVNEKREKSGLTLVQVLSDKKDKIPALVKLLGVLGAEATLIFCNQRDSVEQISAILKEEGIDCAFFHGKLEQEDRERTLLRFRNGSVRYLAATDLAARGLDIPDVRHVIHFELPMKADEFTHRNGRTARMMAEGTAYILTHQDEQLPDYIPARLKTLDLPAKSPVPPVSEWLTVYISGGKKNKLNKMDIVGFLIQKGQLEKQDLGLIEVKDNISFAAVKRNKVKGMLSLIATEKMKGKKYKIEIAR; encoded by the coding sequence ATGATAAATCCCGAAAATCGTTCCGTTAATCTTGATGGGCTAGGCGTTGCTGAACTGAATGCAATGCAAAATGAAGCAAATGACGCCATTCTGCAAAACAATGAAGTAGTACTCCTATCTCCCACAGGCTCAGGGAAAACACTGGCCTTCCTGCTTCCTATTGCAGGTATTTTGAAACCAGACGTGCAACAGGTGCAATGCCTGATCGTGGTCCCTACCCGGGAACTAGCCCTTCAGATCGAGCAGGTTTGGCGAAAAATGTCAACTGGTTTGAAGGTAACCTGCTGTTATGGCGGGCACGACATGCCCACAGAAATTCGCAGTATGGTAGAGCCCCCCGCATTGATTATTGGAACCCCGGGACGTATTCTGGACCACATTCAACGAAAATCTTTTACGGGAAAGGAAATTTCCACACTGATACTCGACGAATTTGACAAGTCGCTGGAAATGGGTTTTCAGGAGGAAATGACGGACATTATCCGGAATCTCCGAGGCCTTAAAAAGCGTATTCTTGTATCGGCTACCAATGCTAAAATCCCTTCATTCGCAGGACTGAAAGCACCGGTAGTTATTGATTATGTCAATGAAAAAAGGGAGAAAAGCGGATTGACGCTGGTTCAGGTATTATCGGACAAAAAAGATAAAATTCCCGCACTTGTCAAATTACTGGGCGTTTTGGGGGCAGAAGCCACTCTAATATTCTGTAATCAAAGAGATTCCGTTGAGCAAATCAGTGCAATATTGAAAGAGGAAGGCATTGATTGCGCATTTTTTCATGGCAAGCTGGAACAGGAAGATCGCGAAAGAACATTACTCCGCTTCCGCAATGGATCGGTGCGGTACCTGGCTGCGACGGACCTTGCCGCGCGTGGGCTGGATATTCCCGACGTAAGGCACGTGATCCATTTTGAACTACCGATGAAAGCGGACGAATTCACACATCGCAATGGCCGCACAGCCCGTATGATGGCCGAAGGTACCGCGTACATTCTCACCCACCAGGACGAGCAATTACCGGATTACATTCCGGCCAGACTCAAAACCCTTGATCTCCCGGCAAAATCGCCGGTACCACCAGTTTCCGAGTGGCTAACCGTGTACATCAGCGGAGGTAAGAAGAACAAGCTTAACAAAATGGACATTGTAGGCTTTCTGATTCAAAAAGGGCAGCTTGAAAAACAGGACCTGGGGCTTATTGAGGTGAAAGACAACATTTCTTTTGCCGCTGTGAAACGAAATAAAGTGAAAGGAATGCTCAGCCTCATTGCAACAGAAAAGATGAAAGGAAAGAAATATAAAATAGAAATTGCCAGATAG